Proteins encoded in a region of the Prunus persica cultivar Lovell chromosome G4, Prunus_persica_NCBIv2, whole genome shotgun sequence genome:
- the LOC18778361 gene encoding protein MOS2 — protein MKLSFSLPSKPSSNPNPKPSTAFNDSNADTNDDGSIQYVNEFDASQPLRGDPKTRVIPPIPNEWLMKPESENRSEVRSLSARISNGLNLRPKLESENGERDERLRSAGVDLETLALQKLKEDLERLPEHRGMEEYNDVSVEGYGSALLAGYGWCPGKGIGKHAEKDVKVVEFNRRPNDRHGLGFRMSRIDDQQ, from the coding sequence ATGAAGCTCTCGTTCTCTCTGCCATCGAAACCCTCTTCAAACCCTAACCCCAAACCCTCAACCGCATTCAACGACAGCAACGCCGACACAAACGACGACGGCTCAATTCAATACGTCAACGAATTCGACGCCTCGCAACCCCTACGCGGCGACCCCAAAACCCGCGTAATCCCTCCGATCCCTAACGAATGGCTGATGAAACCCGAATCCGAGAATCGCTCCGAGGTCCGGTCGCTCTCTGCCAGGATTTCCAACGGTCTCAATCTCCGGCCGAAGCTCGAATCGGAGAACGGGGAACGTGATGAACGGTTGAGATCTGCAGGCGTGGATTTGGAGACGCTGGCGCTCCAGAAATTGAAAGAGGACTTGGAGCGGTTGCCGGAGCACAGGGGAATGGAGGAGTACAACGACGTGTCGGTGGAGGGCTACGGGTCGGCGTTGCTTGCCGGGTACGGGTGGTGTCCGGGCAAAGGAATAGGGAAGCACGCTGAGAAGGATGTCAAGGTCGTGGAGTTCAATCGGAGACCGAACGACAGGCACGGGTTAGGGTTTCGTATGAGTCGTATAGACGACCAGCAGTGA